One window from the genome of Paracoccus zhejiangensis encodes:
- a CDS encoding TldD/PmbA family protein, producing MTQTADLEALTHAMIEAATRAGADQSDAIAVHAQATSIDVRKSDLELAERAEAVEIGLRVLIGGRQACVSASDHSAATIIEMAERAVAMAREAPVDDYLGLADPDQLARDADIAALEMADPGEDPLPDQLQALAFRAEAAAAEAPGISQIESANASFSRRRLWLAASNGFSGGYARTGHAVSTVAITGEGLGMERDYAGESRIWASDLPEPEAIGRLAAERTLARAGSRKPPTGAFPILYDRRVSPSLIGHLLGAVNGSAIARGASWLRKALQEQVLPEAFSLIEDPLRPRYASSRPFDAEGLPSRRRAIVENGVLTGWTLDLATGRKLGMESTASATRGLTSPPSPGNSNVALTQGAASVDDLLAEMGRGLVVTSMLGASINGTTGDYSRGAAGFWVEGGKIAYPVNECTIAGNLRDMLMTITAANDAEDWRSVQVPSLLVRGMTVAGA from the coding sequence ATGACCCAGACAGCCGATCTTGAAGCCCTGACCCATGCGATGATCGAGGCCGCGACCCGCGCCGGCGCCGACCAGTCCGATGCCATCGCGGTTCACGCGCAGGCAACCTCGATCGACGTGCGTAAGTCGGACCTGGAACTGGCCGAACGCGCCGAGGCGGTCGAGATCGGGCTCAGGGTGCTGATCGGTGGGCGGCAGGCCTGCGTCTCGGCCTCGGACCATTCCGCCGCTACCATCATCGAGATGGCCGAGCGTGCCGTCGCGATGGCCCGCGAGGCACCGGTCGATGACTATCTGGGCCTGGCCGATCCCGACCAGCTGGCGCGCGATGCCGATATCGCCGCGCTGGAGATGGCCGATCCGGGCGAAGACCCGTTGCCCGACCAGCTGCAGGCGCTGGCCTTCCGCGCCGAGGCTGCTGCCGCCGAGGCGCCGGGCATCAGCCAGATCGAATCCGCCAATGCCTCCTTCTCGCGCCGCCGGCTGTGGCTGGCGGCCAGCAACGGCTTTTCCGGCGGCTATGCCCGCACCGGCCATGCCGTTTCGACCGTCGCCATCACCGGCGAGGGGTTGGGGATGGAGCGTGACTATGCCGGCGAATCCCGCATCTGGGCCAGTGACTTGCCGGAACCCGAGGCGATCGGTCGACTGGCCGCCGAACGCACTTTGGCCCGCGCCGGCTCGCGGAAGCCGCCGACCGGGGCCTTTCCAATCCTTTATGACCGCCGTGTCTCGCCCTCGCTGATCGGGCATCTTCTGGGCGCGGTGAACGGTTCGGCCATCGCACGCGGGGCCAGCTGGCTGCGCAAGGCGCTGCAGGAACAGGTTCTGCCGGAGGCGTTTTCGCTGATCGAGGATCCCTTGCGCCCGCGCTATGCCTCGTCGCGCCCCTTTGACGCCGAGGGCCTGCCGAGCCGCCGCCGCGCCATTGTCGAGAATGGCGTGCTGACCGGCTGGACGCTGGATCTGGCCACCGGGCGCAAGCTGGGGATGGAGAGCACCGCCTCGGCCACGCGCGGCCTGACCTCGCCGCCTTCGCCAGGCAACAGCAACGTGGCATTGACGCAAGGTGCGGCCAGCGTTGACGACCTTCTGGCCGAGATGGGCCGCGGACTGGTGGTGACCTCGATGCTGGGGGCGTCGATCAACGGCACGACCGGGGATTATTCCCGCGGCGCCGCCGGGTTCTGGGTCGAGGGCGGCAAGATCGCCTACCCGGTGAATGAATGCACCATCGCCGGCAACCTGCGCGACATGCTGATGACCATCACCGCCGCCAATGATGCCGAGGATTGGCGTTCGGTGCAGGTTCCGAGCCTTTTGGTCCGGGGAATGACCGTTGCCGGGGCCTGA
- a CDS encoding DUF2125 domain-containing protein has translation MNRLLATTSIALLAATTPGWAEITPAQVWDHLVQQYQSMGYTVTEGSREEAGDTLTITDAKVAVDGEMSDVTMTVPKLVLNQTGDGNVRWTMDGAATGEVTMPAPEGGQDQTSTFTVDMPGNETVTSGSVGDLTHDFKAQQMLVTLNMPLADTGETMPVSMTFDGVAGKQHSVTSDAGEDTTFDSTVDKVTVSAKADMPETADGGPGALALDGTAEGLAMTGRIMMAPGEFDMETQLEEALQAGTAFDFTLNYAGSNGTFSFSGPGEDGTPQSADGSYSSGPGSATFGMSQAGLKYATAAETIDTTMNIGTLPFPISYQLAKGGFDIEMPLMGSGEPAPFKLLTSFTGLAINDEIWAMFDPEAKLARDPADLNIDLSGEVLMPESILTPPAGLDAAMDEAADGAAGEDAAATDTADAEAAADAATAAAEAAAAAAAAAAGGETPDAADSADAATGTDAPHMADMPQPPVPVRVTLNDVSINAVGAQAKFSGELTAPEGGDMTTAPVGEISGELTGVNALLDTLGAMGLVPQDQMMGAKMMLSMFAKPVEGQPDKLETKLEFREGGSIFANGQQVK, from the coding sequence ATGAACCGTCTGCTTGCAACCACGTCCATCGCGCTTCTGGCCGCAACCACCCCGGGTTGGGCCGAGATCACCCCGGCCCAAGTCTGGGATCACCTAGTCCAGCAATACCAGTCGATGGGCTACACGGTCACCGAGGGCAGCCGCGAAGAGGCTGGCGATACGCTGACCATCACCGACGCCAAGGTGGCGGTCGATGGCGAGATGTCCGACGTGACCATGACCGTTCCCAAGCTGGTGTTGAACCAGACCGGCGACGGGAATGTCCGCTGGACGATGGATGGCGCCGCCACCGGCGAGGTGACCATGCCGGCGCCCGAAGGCGGGCAGGATCAGACCAGCACCTTCACCGTCGACATGCCGGGGAACGAGACCGTCACCTCGGGCTCGGTCGGGGATCTGACCCACGACTTCAAGGCCCAGCAGATGCTGGTCACGCTGAACATGCCGCTGGCCGATACCGGCGAAACGATGCCGGTGTCGATGACCTTCGACGGCGTGGCGGGCAAGCAGCACTCGGTCACCAGCGATGCGGGCGAGGATACGACCTTTGACTCGACTGTCGACAAGGTGACGGTCAGCGCCAAGGCCGACATGCCCGAAACCGCCGATGGCGGCCCGGGCGCGCTGGCACTGGACGGAACCGCCGAGGGTCTGGCCATGACCGGGCGCATCATGATGGCGCCGGGCGAATTCGACATGGAAACCCAGTTGGAGGAGGCGCTGCAGGCCGGCACCGCCTTCGACTTCACGCTGAACTATGCCGGCAGCAACGGCACCTTCAGCTTCAGCGGTCCGGGCGAGGACGGCACCCCGCAATCCGCCGATGGCAGCTATTCCAGCGGTCCGGGCTCGGCTACTTTCGGCATGTCCCAAGCCGGGCTGAAATATGCCACCGCCGCCGAAACCATCGACACCACGATGAATATCGGCACGCTGCCCTTCCCGATCAGCTATCAGCTGGCCAAGGGCGGTTTCGATATCGAGATGCCGTTGATGGGCTCCGGCGAGCCGGCACCGTTCAAGCTGCTGACCTCGTTCACGGGGCTCGCCATCAATGACGAGATCTGGGCGATGTTCGACCCCGAGGCCAAGCTGGCGCGCGACCCGGCCGACCTGAACATCGATCTCAGCGGCGAAGTGCTGATGCCCGAGTCGATCCTGACCCCGCCCGCCGGGCTGGATGCCGCGATGGACGAGGCCGCTGATGGCGCAGCGGGCGAGGATGCTGCTGCCACCGATACGGCTGACGCCGAGGCGGCGGCGGATGCAGCAACTGCGGCTGCGGAAGCTGCGGCGGCAGCCGCTGCTGCTGCTGCGGGGGGTGAGACCCCGGACGCTGCGGACAGTGCCGATGCCGCCACTGGCACCGATGCCCCGCACATGGCCGACATGCCGCAACCGCCGGTTCCGGTGCGGGTGACGCTGAACGATGTCTCGATCAATGCGGTGGGCGCGCAGGCCAAGTTCTCGGGCGAGCTGACCGCGCCGGAAGGGGGCGACATGACCACCGCGCCGGTGGGCGAGATCTCGGGCGAGCTGACGGGTGTCAACGCGCTCCTGGATACGCTCGGCGCGATGGGGCTGGTGCCGCAGGACCAGATGATGGGCGCCAAGATGATGCTGAGCATGTTCGCCAAACCGGTCGAGGGCCAGCCCGACAAGCTGGAAACCAAGCTGGAGTTCCGCGAGGGCGGTAGCATCTTTGCCAATGGCCAGCAGGTGAAGTAA
- a CDS encoding enoyl-CoA hydratase/isomerase family protein — protein sequence MISLSQQDGLAMLRIRRPEKANSLTGAMLRQLAEGFDDIAHSDCRAVILTGEGKVFSAGADLDEAQAGLTTSPEWERLSARIATMPCLTIAALNGTLAGGAFGMALACDLRVAVPGASFFYPVMKRGFLPQPSDARRMTTLIGPARAKMILMAGQRIDAALALDWGLVDRIDEDPVAHARDLAADCLAASPELVMAIKGLICQP from the coding sequence ATGATCAGCCTATCGCAGCAGGATGGCTTGGCGATGCTGAGGATTCGGCGGCCCGAAAAGGCCAATTCGCTGACCGGCGCGATGCTGCGGCAGCTGGCCGAGGGTTTTGACGATATCGCCCATTCCGATTGCCGCGCCGTCATCCTGACCGGCGAGGGCAAGGTGTTTTCCGCCGGCGCCGATCTGGACGAGGCGCAGGCCGGGCTGACTACCTCGCCCGAATGGGAACGGCTGTCGGCGCGCATCGCCACCATGCCCTGCCTGACCATCGCGGCGCTGAACGGCACGCTGGCCGGCGGCGCCTTCGGCATGGCGCTGGCCTGCGACCTGCGGGTGGCGGTGCCGGGGGCGAGCTTCTTCTATCCGGTCATGAAGCGCGGCTTCCTGCCGCAACCCAGCGATGCCCGGCGCATGACCACGCTGATCGGTCCTGCCCGGGCCAAGATGATCCTGATGGCGGGTCAGCGTATCGATGCCGCGCTGGCGCTGGACTGGGGCCTGGTCGACCGCATCGACGAGGACCCGGTGGCCCACGCCAGGGATCTGGCCGCGGATTGTCTGGCGGCCAGTCCCGAGCTTGTGATGGCGATCAAGGGATTGATCTGTCAGCCATAA
- a CDS encoding DUF2853 family protein, whose translation MSKRDDLIAKYAADLSDKVGVKPDMDLLTKVTIGCGPSIYNADSETVSGSDKAELERVKNSFLVKKLGLADGPQLMAAIDEVIEKYGKSNRNKYRPVVYYLLTVHFGKQSVYG comes from the coding sequence ATGAGCAAGCGCGATGATCTGATTGCGAAATATGCCGCCGATCTCAGTGACAAGGTGGGCGTCAAGCCGGACATGGATCTGCTGACCAAGGTGACGATCGGCTGCGGCCCCTCGATCTACAACGCCGATTCCGAGACCGTCTCGGGCAGCGACAAGGCCGAGCTCGAGCGGGTGAAGAACAGCTTCCTCGTCAAGAAGCTGGGTCTGGCCGACGGCCCGCAGCTGATGGCCGCGATCGACGAGGTCATCGAGAAATACGGCAAGTCGAACCGGAACAAGTATCGCCCGGTGGTCTATTACCTGCTGACCGTCCATTTCGGCAAACAGTCGGTTTATGGCTGA
- a CDS encoding glucokinase → MAILLADVGGTNARLALARNGMIDAETVTRFRGDDFRSFDDVVQQFLQQQDDPRITSVCIAVAGPVSGGIAQLTNRDWDFSEERLARLTDADQVRLINDLTALGYATPALSGDGIGILREAPEGRHRNGQALVVGAGTGFNVCAVKVLSGGRMTCLEAEEGHTHLPALIMQRLQEELGAVKAREFFSVEETFAGRGLSRLHALRCDAEPIRSEHIAEAAAAGDPEADATYRLFAELFGLMCRDLALRFMPMDGMFLAGSVGRSLSNRLELLIPAFLMQEQMRRIPENVPLMLIKDDMAALHGCLAALD, encoded by the coding sequence ATGGCGATTTTGCTGGCTGACGTCGGAGGCACGAACGCGCGGCTCGCGCTGGCCCGGAACGGCATGATCGATGCTGAAACGGTGACACGATTCCGTGGCGACGACTTCCGCAGTTTCGATGACGTGGTGCAGCAGTTCCTGCAGCAGCAGGATGATCCGCGCATCACCTCGGTCTGCATCGCCGTCGCCGGGCCGGTTTCGGGCGGGATCGCGCAGCTGACCAACCGTGACTGGGATTTTTCGGAAGAACGGCTGGCGCGGCTGACCGATGCCGACCAGGTGCGGCTGATCAACGACCTGACGGCACTCGGCTATGCCACCCCCGCCCTCTCGGGTGACGGCATCGGCATTCTGCGCGAGGCGCCCGAGGGCCGGCATCGCAATGGCCAGGCGCTGGTCGTCGGTGCCGGCACCGGCTTCAATGTCTGCGCGGTCAAGGTGCTTAGCGGTGGCCGGATGACCTGTCTCGAGGCCGAAGAGGGTCATACCCACCTGCCCGCGCTGATCATGCAACGGCTGCAGGAGGAGCTGGGCGCGGTCAAGGCGCGCGAGTTTTTCTCGGTCGAGGAGACCTTTGCCGGTCGCGGCCTGTCACGCCTGCACGCGCTGCGCTGCGACGCCGAGCCTATCCGCAGCGAGCATATCGCCGAGGCCGCAGCGGCAGGCGACCCCGAGGCCGATGCGACCTATCGCCTGTTTGCCGAACTGTTCGGGCTGATGTGCCGCGATCTCGCCCTGCGCTTCATGCCGATGGACGGGATGTTCCTGGCCGGCAGCGTCGGCCGCAGCCTTTCGAACCGGCTGGAACTGCTGATCCCGGCCTTCCTGATGCAGGAGCAGATGCGCCGGATTCCAGAAAATGTTCCGCTGATGCTGATCAAGGATGACATGGCAGCGTTGCACGGTTGCCTCGCTGCGCTGGACTGA
- a CDS encoding autotransporter assembly complex protein TamA — MGLLRAAVIAATALAAPALVMAQSSSPFSGLFGGGSEADGPVKLDVQVSGEDDGLSAKVKNTSLISAALSEGRTTGQDVLAAARADYARILGLMYDEGYYSTIIYITLDGVEAAEIAPLDAPQMVTNVAIRLETGPRFTFSRAAIDPLAPETEIPEGYAVGETGGTGVIKSAAVAGVDGWRNAGHAKADVGGQNIVADHNQNTVDSQIALAPGPTVTFGKLNITGNQRMNLRRLYKIAGFPEGTRFDPEEIEDVRKRLRRTGVFSAITLEEAETLGPGGTMDVNLTVVEQKPRRIGAGFEISNTDGAMVSAYWMHRNLLGGGERLRIDGEVSDISSDTSGLDGEFKLRIDRPATITADTTAYFETTVEQKREEEYDSDTGTVSFGLNHIFSDRLTADAAIEYSKSRVRDDNGTSHFEVIAFPMNVEWDRRDEPTDAKRGYWLSGDLVPFYGLEETGSGAQIEGEGRAYYSFGTDDRFTLAGRARIGTIVGSDIEDTPRDYLFYSGGGSSVRGQPYESLGVEVIPGPDGPIETGGMSLANLSAEIRYQLREKIGLVAFADFGQVWTEGTFGGDSGNHSGAGVGVRYATPIGPLRFDIAGPVSGETGNGVQLYLGLGQAF; from the coding sequence ATGGGGCTTTTACGGGCAGCAGTGATTGCGGCAACCGCACTGGCGGCGCCTGCGCTGGTCATGGCGCAATCCTCTTCGCCCTTTTCCGGGCTCTTCGGCGGCGGCAGCGAGGCCGACGGCCCGGTCAAGCTGGATGTCCAGGTGTCGGGCGAAGACGACGGCCTGTCTGCCAAGGTCAAGAACACCTCGCTGATCTCGGCCGCATTGTCCGAGGGCCGCACCACCGGGCAGGATGTTCTGGCCGCAGCCCGTGCCGATTACGCGCGCATTCTTGGCCTCATGTATGACGAGGGCTATTACTCGACCATCATCTACATCACGCTTGACGGCGTCGAGGCCGCCGAGATCGCGCCGCTGGACGCCCCCCAGATGGTTACGAACGTGGCCATCCGACTGGAGACCGGCCCGCGCTTCACCTTCTCGCGCGCCGCGATCGATCCCCTTGCCCCCGAGACCGAGATCCCCGAGGGCTATGCCGTGGGCGAGACCGGCGGGACAGGGGTGATCAAGTCGGCGGCGGTCGCGGGCGTTGATGGCTGGCGCAATGCCGGTCATGCCAAGGCCGATGTCGGTGGCCAGAACATCGTCGCGGACCACAACCAGAACACCGTGGACAGCCAGATCGCGCTGGCCCCCGGCCCGACCGTGACCTTCGGCAAGCTGAACATCACCGGCAACCAGCGGATGAACCTGCGCCGGCTCTACAAGATCGCCGGCTTCCCCGAGGGCACGCGCTTCGATCCCGAAGAGATCGAGGATGTGCGCAAGCGTCTGCGTCGCACCGGGGTATTCTCGGCCATCACGCTGGAAGAGGCCGAGACGCTTGGTCCCGGCGGCACCATGGATGTCAACCTGACCGTGGTCGAGCAGAAGCCCCGCCGCATCGGGGCGGGCTTCGAGATCTCGAACACCGACGGGGCCATGGTTTCGGCCTATTGGATGCACCGCAACCTGCTGGGCGGCGGCGAAAGGCTGCGCATCGATGGCGAGGTCTCCGACATCAGTTCCGATACCAGCGGGCTGGATGGCGAGTTCAAGCTGCGGATCGACCGCCCGGCCACCATCACCGCTGACACGACCGCCTATTTCGAGACCACGGTCGAACAGAAGCGCGAAGAGGAGTACGATTCCGACACCGGAACGGTTTCATTCGGTCTCAACCACATCTTCAGCGACCGTCTGACCGCCGATGCGGCGATCGAATACAGCAAGTCGCGGGTCCGCGACGACAACGGCACCAGCCATTTCGAGGTCATCGCCTTCCCGATGAACGTGGAATGGGACCGCCGGGACGAACCCACCGACGCCAAGCGCGGCTATTGGCTGTCGGGCGATCTGGTGCCCTTCTACGGGCTCGAGGAGACCGGCAGTGGCGCCCAGATCGAGGGTGAAGGCCGGGCCTATTACTCGTTCGGTACGGATGATCGCTTCACCCTGGCCGGTCGGGCGCGGATTGGGACCATTGTCGGCTCGGATATCGAGGATACGCCGCGCGACTACCTTTTCTATTCCGGCGGCGGCAGCTCGGTCCGGGGCCAGCCCTATGAATCGTTGGGGGTCGAGGTCATTCCCGGCCCGGATGGCCCGATCGAGACCGGCGGCATGAGCCTTGCCAATCTGAGCGCCGAGATCCGCTATCAATTGCGTGAGAAGATCGGTTTGGTCGCCTTTGCCGATTTCGGCCAGGTCTGGACCGAAGGCACCTTCGGCGGCGACAGCGGCAATCATTCCGGGGCCGGCGTCGGCGTGCGCTATGCCACGCCCATCGGGCCGCTGCGCTTTGACATTGCCGGGCCGGTTTCAGGTGAAACCGGCAATGGCGTGCAGCTTTATCTGGGACTGGGGCAGGCGTTCTGA